The Acidianus infernus genome window below encodes:
- a CDS encoding M24 family metallopeptidase codes for MIPRISENELWNRLNNLRKKMTELNLDAIYLTNLSNIFYLTNLYILSTERPFVLVIPKDGEITLISPLLEKDHIETMNKIIGRKYFYFDFPGEPHVILFIRDTILDLAKEYNIKRLGMDNLAGAPSYWGYYGPLLSEILSKNGIEITSIKDLIEEMRIIKGEEEINLIKMSGYWASKAIEIAMNYIKPGKYDWEISFEASLEASKKIKEYFGEDYKPIKSIYPLVVGFRGQVGEYSAFPHVLSTYRRIKEGDILGIGSGPDIGGYSAELERTLFVKYANDAHKSMYEKMMKLRETALNAIEPYGNIKDVDKAVREKAKELGVQEYLRHHVGHGLGIEVHERPFIDIGYDGKFLPGMVFSVEPGIYVPGLGGYRHSDTVLVRENGIELLTKFPDNLEELTIK; via the coding sequence ATGATACCTAGAATTAGTGAAAACGAATTATGGAATAGGCTCAATAATCTCAGAAAGAAAATGACAGAACTAAATTTAGATGCTATTTATCTAACTAATTTATCAAATATATTTTATTTAACGAATCTATACATTTTATCTACAGAAAGGCCATTTGTATTAGTTATACCAAAAGATGGTGAAATCACTCTTATATCACCATTACTTGAAAAAGATCATATTGAGACAATGAATAAAATTATAGGAAGAAAATACTTCTATTTCGATTTTCCAGGAGAGCCTCACGTTATATTATTTATTAGAGATACAATTTTAGACTTAGCTAAAGAATACAATATAAAGAGGCTCGGAATGGATAATTTAGCTGGGGCTCCGTCTTATTGGGGATACTATGGTCCATTATTGTCAGAAATACTGAGTAAAAATGGAATAGAAATTACTTCAATTAAAGACCTTATTGAAGAAATGAGAATTATAAAAGGAGAAGAGGAAATTAATTTAATTAAAATGAGTGGTTATTGGGCTTCTAAGGCAATTGAAATTGCAATGAATTACATTAAACCTGGGAAATATGATTGGGAGATCTCTTTTGAGGCCAGCTTAGAAGCTAGTAAGAAAATTAAAGAATACTTTGGAGAAGATTATAAACCAATTAAGTCTATTTATCCATTAGTAGTAGGTTTCAGAGGCCAAGTAGGTGAGTACTCCGCATTTCCTCACGTATTATCAACTTATAGGAGAATAAAGGAAGGTGACATTTTAGGCATAGGATCTGGACCAGATATAGGAGGATATTCTGCAGAATTAGAAAGGACTCTATTTGTAAAATATGCTAATGATGCTCATAAAAGTATGTACGAGAAAATGATGAAATTAAGAGAAACTGCTCTAAATGCTATTGAACCTTATGGTAATATAAAAGATGTAGATAAAGCTGTTAGAGAAAAAGCAAAAGAACTAGGGGTTCAAGAGTACTTACGCCATCACGTAGGCCATGGATTAGGTATAGAAGTTCACGAAAGACCATTTATTGACATAGGATATGATGGTAAATTCCTACCGGGCATGGTATTCTCTGTAGAGCCAGGAATATACGTTCCAGGCTTAGGAGGGTACAGACATTCTGATACAGTCTTAGTAAGAGAAAATGGAATAGAATTGCTTACTAAATTTCCAGATAATTTAGAAGAATTAACGATAAAATAA
- a CDS encoding ABC transporter permease subunit yields the protein MKNKFLISLYRLFKLIYRNKIFFVGFLIFVFYILMGTVGLLIIPYPSPSLANPFNAFQPPSLNHFPLYIFGTDYEGEPLLPEIVWGTPFILEVTSIASVITIGVGLILGLLAGFMGRFVDLALNALFEIVLTLPGFPITLILATIIHTSNPLILAGILSMFSWAGLAKAIRGFTYSLKKQEYITMAKILGLSKIRILKEIIYPMSSYILVHLFQDMMFYVFGLVALYTFGFLPLSNNNWGVILNFAISIGGAIYSPLGFWNLIIPVIIIIIYEIGLMMMSIGLGKLVDPRLREY from the coding sequence GTGAAGAATAAGTTCTTAATATCATTATACAGACTATTTAAATTAATTTATAGAAATAAGATTTTCTTTGTCGGTTTTTTAATATTTGTATTTTATATCCTAATGGGCACAGTAGGGTTATTGATAATACCCTACCCTTCTCCATCACTAGCTAACCCATTTAACGCCTTTCAACCCCCTTCCTTAAATCATTTCCCACTATATATATTTGGCACAGATTATGAAGGCGAACCGTTATTACCAGAGATTGTGTGGGGCACACCTTTTATACTAGAAGTTACTAGTATTGCATCTGTAATAACTATAGGTGTAGGTCTAATCTTAGGATTATTGGCTGGCTTTATGGGAAGATTCGTAGATTTAGCGTTAAATGCTCTTTTTGAAATAGTACTAACACTTCCTGGATTTCCAATAACGTTAATTTTAGCCACAATAATTCATACTAGTAATCCATTAATATTAGCAGGCATTTTAAGTATGTTTTCCTGGGCTGGTCTTGCTAAGGCTATAAGAGGTTTTACATATTCTCTAAAGAAGCAAGAATACATTACCATGGCAAAAATTCTTGGGCTGAGCAAGATTAGGATATTGAAAGAGATTATTTATCCAATGAGTTCATATATTTTAGTACATCTATTTCAAGATATGATGTTTTACGTATTTGGTTTAGTAGCACTTTATACTTTTGGCTTTCTACCGTTATCTAATAACAATTGGGGTGTAATATTAAATTTTGCAATAAGCATAGGAGGCGCGATATATTCGCCTTTAGGTTTTTGGAATTTAATAATACCTGTGATAATTATAATAATTTATGAAATAGGCTTAATGATGATGTCAATAGGCTTAGGAAAACTTGTGGACCCAAGACTTAGAGAGTACTAA
- a CDS encoding ATP-binding cassette domain-containing protein: protein MYILEGKDITVIFKTKKGEKIALNNVSVNISNNENISIIGESGSGKTTLSLVLAGVQKPNKGNVLYNGKNVYKLKGKEYKEFRRSVQYIMQNPYSAFNPFRKVSDSFKTVISEYKLAKGNEADNLIDKYLQMVGLDESIKTKYPHQLSGGQLQRAALARALLLKPKILFADEVVSMLDASLRIDIINLLKEIRETYNISIILITHDIGIAKYFSEDRGRIIVMYDGKIIEEGYAEEIIKSPKNEYTKLLLESYLDPFR, encoded by the coding sequence GTGTATATACTTGAAGGAAAAGATATTACTGTAATTTTTAAGACTAAAAAAGGAGAAAAAATTGCATTAAATAATGTATCAGTTAATATATCTAATAATGAAAATATATCTATTATAGGTGAAAGCGGCTCTGGAAAAACTACATTAAGTTTAGTCCTAGCAGGAGTTCAAAAACCCAATAAAGGTAATGTACTTTATAACGGTAAAAATGTATACAAGTTGAAAGGAAAAGAGTATAAGGAATTTAGAAGAAGTGTACAATACATAATGCAGAATCCATACTCAGCATTTAATCCATTTAGGAAAGTGAGTGATTCTTTCAAAACAGTAATATCGGAATATAAGCTAGCTAAGGGTAACGAGGCAGATAATTTAATAGATAAATATCTGCAAATGGTAGGACTAGACGAGTCTATTAAAACTAAATATCCTCACCAGTTAAGTGGAGGTCAATTGCAAAGGGCTGCACTAGCTAGAGCACTCCTATTAAAGCCTAAAATATTGTTCGCTGATGAAGTAGTTTCTATGCTTGATGCTAGTCTCAGAATAGACATAATTAATCTACTTAAGGAAATAAGGGAAACTTATAACATTTCTATAATTCTCATTACCCACGATATAGGAATAGCTAAATATTTTTCTGAAGATAGAGGTAGAATAATAGTTATGTATGATGGAAAAATTATTGAAGAAGGGTATGCAGAAGAGATAATAAAATCGCCAAAAAATGAGTATACTAAATTATTACTAGAGTCGTACCTTGACCCATTTAGGTGA
- a CDS encoding alpha-mannosidase, translated as MLNEIEIRLRLGFLLANSYRNIKITEINGKAIHVLSGNYIVFLDNNEAIQVLINNQPYFEVDSAHKEVPIPSGINELTLDSEYKGKIAFVNKLYNAYKLWTYCVTVLEASKYIYRDKLLEILSNTLSLVPFTSVSRSQLLVASAVWKDFPRHFLYFSNDMKYEEGGFNDSKYLYALEYLRNELSNLGLGKFGKIYGIAHAHIDAAWLWTFDETKRKILRSFSTVLTLMSKYDFQFIQSSALYYSWIKDNFPELFNYIKRKVAEGKWILGAGWVEFDTNLPSGESLVRQLLYSQRFFFENFGRFAEVLWLPDSFGFSAQLPQIMRLSGIKYFATHKVFWNDTNKFPYSVFNWVGIDGSSVTAIAFGNGKGGYNSDFSIDSIYEQWNNWKDKDQPMLYSYGYGDGGGGPTEEMLIRAEAINYLPILPKVNLKEIPKYEPKEIWKGEIYLEAHRGVYTSHSKMKYLHRKAEIYLREAELWSTIAGEKVDLKPLWLNLLKSEFHDILPGSAIKEVYNEVYKELENIIQKCEEIILNSLRKISGGGDKIIAFNSLSWDREDYVISPFELPNSQKTDEGYLARIKIPSIGYSECNPERVDDKVRINDLTLENSILKVSLNNDGDIISIYDKEVERELLSKPSEITAYENIPVWDAWDIEPSFKNTSFKIKANSHEIVEDGPLRACIKFNYKFRNTDFSKRVCLYAKDRRIELRYNMKAYDRELLIKEWFYFNLNTDNATFEIPYGVINRSTLRNTSLDKAKFEVPFNKWLDLSEDNYGVTIISDTKQGSTVEFSSVGISLIKTPLYPDYESDLEENSFKIYIYPHLGDWKKAQTFKRAYELTYPIWVTKGKGGSMSFLASDLIVEAIKPAEDRDGIIIRLYNIYNEKGKAKIRLWYEPKYVISTDLLESDKIKRKIKISRNEIEIEYNNYEIITLKTS; from the coding sequence ATGTTAAATGAGATAGAAATACGTCTAAGACTAGGTTTTTTATTGGCAAATTCATATAGAAATATTAAGATAACTGAAATTAATGGCAAAGCGATTCATGTCCTTAGTGGAAATTACATAGTATTTCTTGATAATAATGAAGCTATTCAAGTGCTAATAAATAATCAGCCATACTTCGAAGTAGACAGTGCACATAAGGAAGTTCCTATTCCATCTGGTATTAACGAACTTACATTAGATTCTGAGTATAAAGGGAAAATAGCATTTGTAAACAAATTATATAACGCGTATAAATTATGGACTTATTGCGTTACTGTTTTAGAAGCAAGTAAATATATTTATAGAGACAAGCTTTTGGAAATCTTGAGCAATACTTTATCACTAGTTCCTTTCACTTCTGTATCTAGATCTCAACTACTTGTAGCTTCTGCTGTTTGGAAGGATTTTCCTAGGCATTTCCTATATTTTTCTAATGATATGAAATATGAAGAGGGAGGATTTAATGATAGTAAATACCTATATGCTTTAGAGTATTTAAGGAACGAACTATCTAATCTAGGCCTAGGAAAATTTGGTAAAATTTACGGTATCGCCCACGCTCATATCGATGCCGCATGGTTATGGACGTTTGATGAAACTAAAAGGAAAATATTAAGGAGTTTTTCTACTGTACTTACACTTATGTCAAAGTATGATTTTCAATTTATTCAGAGTTCAGCCTTGTATTATTCCTGGATAAAGGATAATTTTCCCGAATTGTTCAATTATATCAAGAGAAAAGTTGCTGAAGGTAAATGGATTTTAGGTGCTGGTTGGGTAGAGTTTGATACAAATCTACCTTCTGGGGAGTCTTTAGTTAGGCAGCTTTTGTATTCCCAAAGGTTCTTTTTTGAGAATTTTGGTAGATTTGCCGAAGTTTTGTGGTTGCCTGATTCTTTCGGATTTTCTGCCCAATTACCTCAGATAATGAGATTATCTGGTATCAAATATTTTGCTACTCATAAGGTTTTTTGGAATGACACAAATAAGTTTCCTTACTCAGTTTTTAACTGGGTTGGCATTGACGGATCTTCTGTTACTGCGATAGCATTTGGTAATGGCAAGGGTGGTTATAATTCAGACTTTAGTATAGATTCAATTTATGAGCAGTGGAATAACTGGAAAGATAAAGATCAACCAATGTTATACTCGTATGGTTACGGTGATGGGGGTGGAGGGCCGACAGAGGAAATGCTAATTAGAGCAGAGGCGATAAATTACCTACCTATATTACCAAAGGTAAACTTAAAGGAAATTCCAAAGTACGAGCCAAAGGAAATCTGGAAGGGAGAAATATATTTAGAAGCACATAGAGGAGTTTATACTTCTCATTCTAAAATGAAGTATTTACATAGAAAGGCGGAAATATATTTAAGAGAAGCAGAATTATGGAGTACTATAGCTGGAGAAAAAGTTGATTTAAAACCTTTATGGTTAAATTTGTTGAAGTCCGAATTTCATGATATTTTACCAGGTTCAGCAATAAAAGAAGTTTACAATGAGGTTTATAAAGAACTAGAGAATATAATTCAAAAATGTGAGGAAATAATATTAAATTCTTTAAGGAAAATATCTGGTGGAGGAGATAAAATAATAGCTTTTAATTCTCTTTCTTGGGATAGAGAAGATTATGTAATATCACCTTTTGAATTACCCAATAGTCAAAAAACGGACGAAGGCTATTTAGCTAGGATTAAAATACCTTCTATTGGCTATTCAGAATGTAATCCAGAGAGAGTTGATGATAAAGTAAGAATAAATGACCTAACGTTAGAAAATAGTATTCTAAAGGTTTCTTTAAATAATGATGGCGATATTATATCAATTTATGATAAGGAAGTTGAAAGAGAACTATTAAGCAAACCTAGTGAAATAACTGCATATGAGAATATACCGGTTTGGGACGCGTGGGATATTGAACCTTCCTTTAAGAATACAAGTTTTAAAATCAAAGCTAATTCGCATGAGATAGTAGAGGATGGCCCGTTAAGAGCTTGTATAAAATTTAATTATAAGTTTAGAAATACAGATTTTTCTAAACGTGTTTGCCTTTATGCTAAGGATCGTAGAATAGAGTTAAGATATAATATGAAAGCTTATGATAGAGAGTTATTAATTAAGGAATGGTTTTATTTCAATTTAAATACAGATAATGCAACTTTTGAGATACCCTATGGAGTAATAAATAGAAGCACGTTAAGAAATACTAGCTTAGATAAAGCAAAGTTTGAGGTGCCATTTAATAAATGGTTAGATTTATCTGAAGATAATTATGGAGTTACAATAATTTCTGATACTAAACAGGGCTCTACAGTAGAATTTAGTAGTGTAGGAATTTCTCTTATCAAAACACCATTATATCCGGATTATGAATCTGATCTAGAAGAAAATAGCTTTAAAATATATATTTATCCGCATTTAGGTGATTGGAAAAAAGCCCAGACATTTAAGAGGGCTTATGAATTAACCTATCCAATCTGGGTAACAAAGGGTAAAGGCGGTTCAATGAGCTTCTTAGCTTCTGATTTAATAGTAGAGGCAATAAAACCGGCTGAAGATAGAGATGGTATAATAATTAGACTTTATAATATTTATAATGAAAAAGGTAAGGCAAAAATAAGGCTTTGGTATGAGCCCAAGTATGTGATTTCCACAGATTTATTAGAATCAGATAAAATTAAAAGGAAAATAAAAATATCCAGAAATGAGATTGAGATAGAATATAATAACTATGAAATTATAACGCTTAAAACCAGTTGA
- a CDS encoding oligopeptide/dipeptide ABC transporter ATP-binding protein has protein sequence MEDEILQVQNLTVNYRLEDSIVKGIENVSFGIKRSSITAIIGESGSGKTTLLSAILGFLPQNARTSGKIIFNNEKIMENGKYSKKFRTNRWRLISYIPQNAMSVLSPLRKIRSHFIDTAAAYNIPKEVALNSAKEILPQIGLDEKILNYYPFELSGGMKQRVVIALAIFLRPLLTVADEPTSALDVITQKKILDLLKKINNELNITFLVSTHDISVASYVADEIIVLYNGHIVERGSKEVIINHPLHPYTLYLLSSVISLSSKNKLIKIREKFMVKHNINRNHGCPFYSRCPFATTICSEEFPPNMRINDHEVLCNKPFEVEKSVYT, from the coding sequence GTGGAAGATGAAATTTTACAAGTTCAAAACTTGACAGTAAATTATAGACTTGAAGATAGTATAGTAAAAGGTATAGAAAACGTTAGCTTTGGAATTAAAAGATCTAGTATAACAGCAATTATAGGTGAAAGCGGCTCTGGAAAAACTACATTATTGTCTGCAATATTAGGCTTCTTACCTCAGAACGCTAGAACAAGTGGTAAAATAATATTTAATAACGAGAAAATTATGGAAAACGGAAAATATAGCAAAAAATTTAGAACTAATAGATGGAGACTTATTTCCTATATTCCTCAAAATGCAATGAGCGTATTATCGCCTCTGCGGAAGATAAGGTCTCACTTTATTGATACAGCGGCGGCTTATAATATACCTAAAGAGGTTGCGTTAAATAGTGCTAAAGAAATTTTGCCTCAAATAGGATTGGATGAAAAAATTCTAAACTACTATCCCTTTGAACTCTCAGGAGGCATGAAGCAAAGAGTTGTAATAGCACTCGCGATATTTTTAAGGCCTTTACTTACAGTTGCAGACGAACCTACTTCAGCATTAGATGTAATAACACAGAAGAAAATTTTAGACTTGTTAAAAAAGATCAATAATGAGCTAAATATAACTTTTCTGGTTTCTACTCACGATATCTCTGTTGCAAGTTACGTTGCTGATGAGATAATTGTGTTATATAATGGGCACATAGTAGAACGTGGTAGTAAAGAAGTGATAATAAATCATCCCCTTCATCCGTACACGTTATATCTATTAAGTAGCGTCATCAGCTTAAGTAGTAAAAATAAACTTATAAAGATTAGAGAAAAATTCATGGTTAAGCATAATATTAATAGGAATCATGGTTGTCCTTTCTATTCAAGATGTCCTTTTGCTACTACCATATGTAGTGAAGAATTCCCACCTAATATGAGAATTAATGATCACGAAGTTCTGTGCAACAAGCCTTTTGAGGTTGAGAAAAGTGTATATACTTGA
- a CDS encoding ABC transporter substrate-binding protein — MLYKKSRLYASILVIIMLLGFYLPTTNGFNIVTHSALTDKISNGTWVWAPEAPPTPGGVYWNFWSPTNLVLGFFQYLPLAVYVHNDHQFIPILATNWTWNGNELIVTLRHPYYWDTVNGPKPFTAWDVWTTYMIGIRLFGWYSNYGLYNVTVINNYTVAFWFKGIYWKNLDRTAAVVLASYIGAPYFQFGKYAKILATLNTSNLALSSYLSNLTSYIQSLNVTPTSNGFYFPNVSSINDELMCWVANPYFEQAFPNSSIKYYPKMITYWSSGNTQTYNFLEDGILGYCVTAIPYSIYETIKSEGYIIYMACTYGGVGFYLNPQIYPFNNPIVRQALYYAINTTELAEAYAPDYISGPTNFAGIPSGFLPEFQKMLPSSFFQGLNNYSYNLQKATQLLEEAGFKKVNGYWVLPNGSQLTISIIAPSGFTDFVALSQEFATQLNAFGIKAQVYELSTSDFYSEFFSGDFEAAPFFTPFTDTIDAWRIASIIPQPPFNLSKPTWYIYNGENYTINVSQIVIQMHTLQYGSPQYINDTEKLMAWYNYWLPAIADVQKVEPVELNPYEANWNAILSTHNQTFISTILFPFIAYDFEYMGPVIGLLMGYIVPPGVTPHLPTYVKPTPSTTTVPPPVATKSSIIPIVGGILVVIIAVAVVFTIIRRRGKPE; from the coding sequence ATGTTATATAAAAAAAGTAGATTATATGCCTCGATTTTAGTAATTATAATGCTACTGGGATTTTATCTACCTACTACTAATGGGTTTAATATAGTAACGCATTCCGCACTTACGGATAAGATATCTAATGGCACGTGGGTTTGGGCACCCGAAGCTCCTCCGACTCCTGGGGGAGTATATTGGAATTTCTGGTCACCTACTAATTTAGTTTTAGGATTCTTCCAATACTTACCATTGGCTGTTTATGTGCATAATGATCATCAGTTCATACCCATCTTAGCAACTAACTGGACGTGGAATGGAAATGAACTAATAGTAACACTTAGACATCCATATTACTGGGATACAGTAAACGGACCAAAACCATTTACTGCTTGGGACGTATGGACTACTTATATGATAGGAATAAGATTATTCGGATGGTACTCAAACTATGGATTATATAATGTGACTGTAATAAATAACTATACTGTAGCGTTTTGGTTTAAAGGAATTTATTGGAAAAACTTGGATAGAACGGCAGCTGTAGTCTTAGCATCTTATATAGGAGCTCCATATTTTCAATTTGGTAAATATGCTAAAATACTGGCAACTCTAAATACGTCAAATTTAGCATTAAGCAGTTATCTAAGCAACCTAACCAGCTATATACAATCTCTAAATGTAACTCCTACAAGTAATGGATTTTACTTCCCTAACGTGTCTAGTATTAACGACGAACTAATGTGCTGGGTAGCAAATCCATATTTTGAGCAGGCATTTCCTAACTCATCTATAAAATACTATCCTAAAATGATAACTTACTGGTCAAGCGGTAATACTCAAACTTATAACTTTTTAGAAGACGGTATATTAGGCTACTGTGTTACTGCAATACCATATAGCATATATGAAACAATAAAATCTGAGGGATATATAATATACATGGCATGTACCTATGGTGGCGTAGGATTTTATCTTAATCCTCAAATATATCCATTTAATAATCCAATAGTAAGACAAGCTTTATATTATGCCATAAACACTACTGAGCTTGCTGAGGCATATGCACCAGATTACATATCTGGTCCAACTAATTTTGCTGGAATTCCATCAGGTTTCTTACCAGAGTTCCAGAAAATGCTTCCCTCATCGTTTTTCCAAGGTCTTAATAATTATTCATATAATTTACAAAAGGCTACCCAGTTGCTAGAAGAAGCGGGATTTAAAAAAGTAAATGGTTATTGGGTCCTACCAAACGGATCTCAGTTAACAATAAGTATTATAGCACCATCAGGATTTACAGATTTTGTAGCACTATCACAAGAATTTGCTACGCAGTTAAACGCTTTCGGTATAAAAGCGCAGGTTTATGAATTATCTACGTCCGACTTTTATTCAGAGTTCTTCAGTGGAGATTTTGAAGCAGCACCGTTCTTTACACCATTTACAGATACTATAGATGCGTGGAGAATAGCCAGCATAATACCACAACCTCCGTTTAATTTATCAAAACCAACATGGTATATCTATAATGGTGAAAATTATACAATAAATGTATCACAAATAGTCATTCAAATGCATACTCTACAATATGGTTCTCCTCAGTATATAAATGATACAGAAAAGCTTATGGCATGGTACAACTACTGGTTACCAGCTATTGCTGATGTACAAAAAGTAGAACCAGTAGAGCTTAATCCTTATGAAGCAAACTGGAATGCTATATTATCTACTCATAATCAAACCTTTATATCTACGATCTTATTCCCATTTATAGCATATGACTTTGAATATATGGGGCCAGTAATAGGTTTGCTAATGGGATATATAGTACCGCCAGGCGTTACTCCACACTTGCCTACATATGTAAAGCCAACTCCTTCTACGACTACCGTTCCTCCGCCAGTTGCAACTAAATCTAGTATAATACCAATAGTTGGAGGAATTTTGGTAGTAATAATAGCAGTAGCAGTTGTATTCACCATAATTAGAAGAAGAGGCAAACCAGAGTAA
- a CDS encoding ABC transporter permease encodes MNDFFKWIIKRILLAIITIYVVITATYILLYISPGNPVQIYIDSLLARGYSKEYALMKAREVFGNYVNQTAFQAYLSYINGLLHGDLGRSLIYHEPVIKLIALEAPYTVFLVSSSLILSYVIGVLIGLLTAKYSGGKIDSLITILSAAFNSIPNYIVAIILLLFFAIYNNYFPISGSYGIGVHPGFNLPFIINMLDHYTLPILSFSIPMIPGWILSIRSAAFSISQEDYVRYAKLRGVKSRTILLSYIGKTAVIPSFTRLMYSFGLLLGSATFIESIFGLYGIGSLYATALTSKDYPLAIGVLLVIVIISILGNILADIIYGILDPRVRVGEE; translated from the coding sequence ATGAATGACTTCTTTAAGTGGATAATAAAAAGAATATTATTAGCTATAATTACAATATATGTTGTAATAACCGCAACATATATATTATTATATATATCTCCTGGAAATCCAGTGCAAATATATATAGATTCTCTATTGGCTAGAGGTTATTCTAAGGAATATGCTCTAATGAAAGCAAGGGAAGTTTTTGGAAATTATGTTAATCAAACCGCATTTCAAGCATATTTAAGTTATATAAATGGCTTGCTCCATGGAGATCTTGGGAGGTCATTAATATATCATGAGCCAGTAATTAAATTAATAGCATTGGAGGCGCCATATACGGTATTTCTTGTTTCGTCGTCATTAATTTTATCTTATGTAATTGGAGTATTAATAGGACTATTAACTGCAAAGTATTCTGGTGGAAAAATAGATAGTTTAATAACCATATTGTCGGCAGCATTTAATTCAATACCTAACTATATTGTTGCAATTATCCTTTTATTGTTCTTTGCTATATATAATAATTATTTCCCAATAAGTGGTTCATACGGAATAGGAGTTCACCCTGGTTTTAATTTACCTTTTATTATTAATATGCTAGATCATTATACACTTCCTATTTTATCTTTTTCAATACCAATGATACCTGGTTGGATATTAAGTATTAGATCTGCTGCTTTCTCAATTTCACAAGAAGATTATGTAAGATACGCTAAACTTAGGGGAGTTAAGAGCAGAACGATACTTCTAAGCTATATAGGTAAAACTGCAGTGATTCCATCGTTTACTAGATTGATGTATTCTTTTGGATTATTGCTAGGTTCAGCTACTTTCATAGAATCAATTTTCGGACTTTATGGAATAGGAAGTTTATATGCTACTGCGCTGACTAGTAAGGATTACCCACTTGCTATAGGGGTTCTATTAGTAATAGTCATAATTAGTATACTTGGTAATATATTAGCCGACATAATTTATGGAATATTAGATCCGAGGGTGAGGGTCGGTGAAGAATAA